A region from the Vicia villosa cultivar HV-30 ecotype Madison, WI linkage group LG3, Vvil1.0, whole genome shotgun sequence genome encodes:
- the LOC131661866 gene encoding uncharacterized protein LOC131661866 isoform X3, whose product MDKSWISNNSVTQEEYIRGILNFLDFAFANSSENGKILCPCTKCVNCKKHSRMDVYEHIISRGFLKGYIRWIFHGEKVSTSNRASACEVQHEFDHDMDALIHDAFSVDVNNDDNDADINMEDVDRETFINEHNVQQYEVGDNSDKFFKLLKEAEQNLYPGCKFTKLSFIVHLYHLKCLNGWTDKSFSMLLELLCDAFPKENTLPKSFYETKKIISGLGLSYEKIHVCPNECILYWKDLAHANVCPTCGISRWKVNSDDVEGRKKIPAKVLRWFPLKSRLQRLFMSSKTASSMTWHEDSRTRDGLMRHPADSFAWKDFDHRYPDFSSDPRNVRLGLASDGFNPFKTMTISHSTWPVVLIPYNLPPWMCMKQPNFILSLLIPGPKGPGNNIDVYMQPLVEELKELWEIGVKTFDACKKESFQMRAAIMWTINDFPAYANLSGWSTKGRYACPCCGFDTASKWLRYSKKFSYMCHRRWLEPDHKWRNNRGHFDGDQEFRAPPKVPNGSTALRQLKNRENKVLSPWKKKSIFFSLPYWEYNVLRHNLDVMHIEKNVCDNIVGTLLNLERKSKDNDKARYDLIHMNIRSQLHPRMHQSNGRKYLPRACYQMTSNEKESFLEVLKNMKSSDECVSSIPRCVQVKQRKIFGLKSYDCHLLMQEFLPIAMKGCLPNKVSKVISDLCRFFKELCGKVLSEHNLEHLEKRIAKTLCQLEKIFPPSFFTIMVHLVIHLAYEAKIGGPVHYRWMYPIERFLFTLKSFVRNRARPEGSIAEGYLANECLIFCSRYLSTVETRFTRPCRNDDSSFVENANVFNPRGRPLGRKNHVGFTVKKRKRVSRVSLDKKTLLQAHRYVLFNNTNVDPFQREHIDFIKRRNQNRRLSPYEIDKIHSRTFPDWFCERELR is encoded by the exons aTGGATAAGAGTTGGATATCAAATAACTCTGTAACTCAAGAGGAGTACATTAGAGGTATTTTAAACTTTCTTGATTTTGCATTTGCAAATTCGTCAGAAAATGGAAAAATTTTATGCCCCTGTACTAAGTGTGTTAATTGCAAGAAGCATTCTCGTATGGATGTTTACGAACACATAATCAGCCGAGGCTTTCTAAAAGGGTACATTCGTTGGATCTTTCATGGTGAGAAAGTTAGCACTTCAAATCGTGCAAGTGCATGTGAAGTACAACATGAGTTTGATCATGACATGGATGCATTGATTCATGATGCATTTTCAGTGGATGTaaataatgatgataatgatgcaGATATAAATATGGAGGATGTGGATCGAGAAACATTCATAAACGAACATAATGTTCAACAATATGAAGTGGGTGATAATTCAGATAAGTTCTTTAAGTTGTTGAAGGAGGCAGAACAAAATCTTTATCCGGGTTGTAAGTTTACCAAACTATCATTCATCGTACACCTGTACCACTTAAAGTGTCTAAATGGATGGACAGACAAAAGCTTTTCAATGCTTCTAGAGTTGTTATGTGATGCATTTCCAAAAGAAAATACATTGCCAAAGTCATtttatgagacaaagaagattaTTTCAGGGTTGGGATTATCAtatgaaaaaatccatgtttgtCCTAATGAATGCATATTGTATTGGAAGGATTTGGCTCATGCTAATGTTTGCCCTACATGCGGTATCTCAAGATGGAAAGTCAACTCCGACGATGTTGAAGGTAGAAAAAAGATACCTGCTAAGGTTCTTCGTTGGTTTCCTCTTAAGTCTAGATTACAAAGACTTTTTATGTCATCAAAAACTGCTTCTTCCATGACATGGCATGAAGATAGTCGAACTAGAGATGGACTCATGAGACATCCAGCAGATTCTTTTGCTTGGAAGGATTTTGATCATCGATATCCCGATTTTTCAAGCGACCCTCGAAACGTTCGACTAGGTTTAGCTTCAGATGGCTTTAATCCATTCAAAACCATGACAATTTCTCACTCCACTTGGCCTGTTGTCTTGATTCCATACAATCTTCCTCCGTGGATGTGTATGAAGCAACCGAATTTCATACTCTCGTTGCTTATTCCTGGTCCAAAAGGTCCTGGTAATAATATTGATGTATATATGCAGCCTCTTGTGGAAGAATTAAAGGAATTATGGGAAATCGGGGTCAAAACGTTTGATGCATGTAAAAAAGAGTCATTTCAAATGCGTGCTGCAATCATGTGGACTATCAATGATTTCCCTGCTTATGCAAATTTGTCAGGTTGGAGCACTAAAGGTCGATATGCTTGTCCATGTTGTGGTTTTGACACAGCCTCTAAGTGGTTGCGTTATAGTAAAAAGTTTTCTTATATGTGTCATCGACGCTGGTTAGAGCCTGATCATAAGTGGAGAAACAATAGAGGACATTTTGATGGAGACCAAGAGTTTAGAGCTCCTCCTAAGGTACCCAATGGAAGTACTGCATTGAGACAATTGAAAAATCGTGAAAACAAGGTGTTGTCCCCATGGAAAAAGAAAAGCATTTTTTTCTCATTGCCATATTGGGAATATAATGTTCTTCGTCATAATCTTGATGtgatgcatattgaaaaaaatgtttgTGATAACATTGTTGGGACATTATTAAATTTAGAAAGAAAATCAAAGGATAATGATAAGGCCCGTTATGATCTTATACACATGAACATAAGAAGTCAACTACACCCGAGGATGCATCAAAGTAATGGTAGAAAGTATTTGCCTAGAGCTTGTTACCAAATGACATCAAATGAGAAAGAATCTTTCTTGGAAGTTCTAAAGAATATGAAATCTTCTGATGAGTGTGTTTCTAGTATTCCAAGATGCGTGCAAGTGAAACAACGCAAGATATTTGGTCTCAAAAGTTATGATTGTCATCTCTTAATGCAAGAGTTTCTTCCTATTGCTATGAAAGGTTGTTTGCCCAACAAAGTGAGTAAAGTGATTAGCGATCTTTGTCGTTTCTTCAAAGAACTATGTGGTAAAGTGCTTAGTGAGCATAATTTGGAGCACTTGGAGAAACGAATAGCAAAAACGTTGTGCCAATTAGAAAAGATTTTCCCTCCATCTTTCTTCACTATAATGGTGCATTTGGTAATCCATTTGGCATATGAGGCAAAAATTGGTGGACCAGTTCATTATCGATGGATGTATCCAATTGAAAG GTTCCTTTTTACTCTAAAGTCATTTGTTCGTAATCGAGCTCGCCCTGAAGGGTCTATTGCAGAGGGTTATTTAGCTAATGAATGTTTGATATTTTGTTCACGATACCTCTCTACGGTGGAAACACGATTTACTCGACCTTGTCGAAATGATGATTCCTCCTTTGTAGAAAATGCAAATGTGTTTAATCCTAGAGGTAGACCATTGGGGAGAAAAAACCATGTTGGGTTTACagtgaagaaaaggaaaagagttTCTCGAGTTTCTCTTGATAAAAAAACATTGCTACAAGCACATAGATATGTGCTTTTCAACAACACTAATGTTGACCCCTTTCAAAG AGAACACATTGACTTTATCAAGAGACGTAATCAAAATCGTCGGCTATCACCATATGAAATTGACAAAATTCATAGTCGAACATTTCCTGATTGGTTTTGCGAAAGA GAACTCCGATAA
- the LOC131661866 gene encoding uncharacterized protein LOC131661866 isoform X2 — protein MDKSWISNNSVTQEEYIRDINMEDVDRETFINEHNVQQYEVGDNSDKFFKLLKEAEQNLYPGCKFTKLSFIVHLYHLKCLNGWTDKSFSMLLELLCDAFPKENTLPKSFYETKKIISGLGLSYEKIHVCPNECILYWKDLAHANVCPTCGISRWKVNSDDVEGRKKIPAKVLRWFPLKSRLQRLFMSSKTASSMTWHEDSRTRDGLMRHPADSFAWKDFDHRYPDFSSDPRNVRLGLASDGFNPFKTMTISHSTWPVVLIPYNLPPWMCMKQPNFILSLLIPGPKGPGNNIDVYMQPLVEELKELWEIGVKTFDACKKESFQMRAAIMWTINDFPAYANLSGWSTKGRYACPCCGFDTASKWLRYSKKFSYMCHRRWLEPDHKWRNNRGHFDGDQEFRAPPKVPNGSTALRQLKNRENKVLSPWKKKSIFFSLPYWEYNVLRHNLDVMHIEKNVCDNIVGTLLNLERKSKDNDKARYDLIHMNIRSQLHPRMHQSNGRKYLPRACYQMTSNEKESFLEVLKNMKSSDECVSSIPRCVQVKQRKIFGLKSYDCHLLMQEFLPIAMKGCLPNKVSKVISDLCRFFKELCGKVLSEHNLEHLEKRIAKTLCQLEKIFPPSFFTIMVHLVIHLAYEAKIGGPVHYRWMYPIERFLFTLKSFVRNRARPEGSIAEGYLANECLIFCSRYLSTVETRFTRPCRNDDSSFVENANVFNPRGRPLGRKNHVGFTVKKRKRVSRVSLDKKTLLQAHRYVLFNNTNVDPFQREHIDFIKRRNQNRRLSPYEIDKIHSRTFPDWFCERVARLEEQGSVIVTDEIRWLARGPLEKVRNYSGYIVNGVRFHTKKRERCLKTQNSGICVTVKTKSYASTRDKRPKEGEINYYGALIDIIQLDYAGKYKVVLFKCDWVDINKGCNIDDLGLTLVNFNYLQHTGNEICDDPFIFASQAKKVFYVENKRLNDWFVVVHAKVRDVYDMGDAQSNDIDKSNEQVLEEINDDDLIRPETDDSDDIIEVIINIEDIPQNDDENEDTEDESEEDLSY, from the exons aTGGATAAGAGTTGGATATCAAATAACTCTGTAACTCAAGAGGAGTACATTAGAG ATATAAATATGGAGGATGTGGATCGAGAAACATTCATAAACGAACATAATGTTCAACAATATGAAGTGGGTGATAATTCAGATAAGTTCTTTAAGTTGTTGAAGGAGGCAGAACAAAATCTTTATCCGGGTTGTAAGTTTACCAAACTATCATTCATCGTACACCTGTACCACTTAAAGTGTCTAAATGGATGGACAGACAAAAGCTTTTCAATGCTTCTAGAGTTGTTATGTGATGCATTTCCAAAAGAAAATACATTGCCAAAGTCATtttatgagacaaagaagattaTTTCAGGGTTGGGATTATCAtatgaaaaaatccatgtttgtCCTAATGAATGCATATTGTATTGGAAGGATTTGGCTCATGCTAATGTTTGCCCTACATGCGGTATCTCAAGATGGAAAGTCAACTCCGACGATGTTGAAGGTAGAAAAAAGATACCTGCTAAGGTTCTTCGTTGGTTTCCTCTTAAGTCTAGATTACAAAGACTTTTTATGTCATCAAAAACTGCTTCTTCCATGACATGGCATGAAGATAGTCGAACTAGAGATGGACTCATGAGACATCCAGCAGATTCTTTTGCTTGGAAGGATTTTGATCATCGATATCCCGATTTTTCAAGCGACCCTCGAAACGTTCGACTAGGTTTAGCTTCAGATGGCTTTAATCCATTCAAAACCATGACAATTTCTCACTCCACTTGGCCTGTTGTCTTGATTCCATACAATCTTCCTCCGTGGATGTGTATGAAGCAACCGAATTTCATACTCTCGTTGCTTATTCCTGGTCCAAAAGGTCCTGGTAATAATATTGATGTATATATGCAGCCTCTTGTGGAAGAATTAAAGGAATTATGGGAAATCGGGGTCAAAACGTTTGATGCATGTAAAAAAGAGTCATTTCAAATGCGTGCTGCAATCATGTGGACTATCAATGATTTCCCTGCTTATGCAAATTTGTCAGGTTGGAGCACTAAAGGTCGATATGCTTGTCCATGTTGTGGTTTTGACACAGCCTCTAAGTGGTTGCGTTATAGTAAAAAGTTTTCTTATATGTGTCATCGACGCTGGTTAGAGCCTGATCATAAGTGGAGAAACAATAGAGGACATTTTGATGGAGACCAAGAGTTTAGAGCTCCTCCTAAGGTACCCAATGGAAGTACTGCATTGAGACAATTGAAAAATCGTGAAAACAAGGTGTTGTCCCCATGGAAAAAGAAAAGCATTTTTTTCTCATTGCCATATTGGGAATATAATGTTCTTCGTCATAATCTTGATGtgatgcatattgaaaaaaatgtttgTGATAACATTGTTGGGACATTATTAAATTTAGAAAGAAAATCAAAGGATAATGATAAGGCCCGTTATGATCTTATACACATGAACATAAGAAGTCAACTACACCCGAGGATGCATCAAAGTAATGGTAGAAAGTATTTGCCTAGAGCTTGTTACCAAATGACATCAAATGAGAAAGAATCTTTCTTGGAAGTTCTAAAGAATATGAAATCTTCTGATGAGTGTGTTTCTAGTATTCCAAGATGCGTGCAAGTGAAACAACGCAAGATATTTGGTCTCAAAAGTTATGATTGTCATCTCTTAATGCAAGAGTTTCTTCCTATTGCTATGAAAGGTTGTTTGCCCAACAAAGTGAGTAAAGTGATTAGCGATCTTTGTCGTTTCTTCAAAGAACTATGTGGTAAAGTGCTTAGTGAGCATAATTTGGAGCACTTGGAGAAACGAATAGCAAAAACGTTGTGCCAATTAGAAAAGATTTTCCCTCCATCTTTCTTCACTATAATGGTGCATTTGGTAATCCATTTGGCATATGAGGCAAAAATTGGTGGACCAGTTCATTATCGATGGATGTATCCAATTGAAAG GTTCCTTTTTACTCTAAAGTCATTTGTTCGTAATCGAGCTCGCCCTGAAGGGTCTATTGCAGAGGGTTATTTAGCTAATGAATGTTTGATATTTTGTTCACGATACCTCTCTACGGTGGAAACACGATTTACTCGACCTTGTCGAAATGATGATTCCTCCTTTGTAGAAAATGCAAATGTGTTTAATCCTAGAGGTAGACCATTGGGGAGAAAAAACCATGTTGGGTTTACagtgaagaaaaggaaaagagttTCTCGAGTTTCTCTTGATAAAAAAACATTGCTACAAGCACATAGATATGTGCTTTTCAACAACACTAATGTTGACCCCTTTCAAAG AGAACACATTGACTTTATCAAGAGACGTAATCAAAATCGTCGGCTATCACCATATGAAATTGACAAAATTCATAGTCGAACATTTCCTGATTGGTTTTGCGAAAGA GTAGCACGATTAGAAGAACAAGGAAGTGTTATAGTTACAGATGAAATCAGATGGTTAGCACGGGGGCCATTAGAAAAAGTGAGAAACTATAGTGGCTATATTGTTAATGGAGTTAGATTTCATACAAAGAAGAGGGAAAGGTGTTTAAAGACTCAAAATAGTGGAATTTGTGTTACTGTTAAGACCAAAAGTTATGCTAGTACACGAGACAAACGCCCTAAGGAAGGAGAAATAAACTACTATGGTGCATTGATAGATATAATTCAGTTGGATTATGCAGGAAAGTATAAAGTTGTACTTTTCAAGTGTGATTGGGTTGACATAAATAAGGGGTGCAATATTGATGATTTGGGTTTGACATTAGTAAATTTTAATTACTTGCAACATACAGGAAATGAAATATGTGATGACCCGTTTATTTTTGCTTCTCAAGCCAAGAAAGTATTCTATGTGGAGAATAAAAGACTAAATGACTGGTTTGTCGTTGTGCATGCTAAAGTTAGAGATGTATATGATATGGGTGATGCTCAATCCAATGACATAGATAAAAGTAATGAACAAGTATTGGAAGAGATaaatgatgatgatttgattAGACCAGAAACTGATGATAGTGATGATATCATTGAAGTTATAATTAATATAGAGGACATTCCCCAAAATGATGATGAGAATGAAGATACAGAGGATGAGAGTGAAGAAGACCTCTCATATTAA
- the LOC131661866 gene encoding uncharacterized protein LOC131661866 isoform X1 encodes MDKSWISNNSVTQEEYIRGILNFLDFAFANSSENGKILCPCTKCVNCKKHSRMDVYEHIISRGFLKGYIRWIFHGEKVSTSNRASACEVQHEFDHDMDALIHDAFSVDVNNDDNDADINMEDVDRETFINEHNVQQYEVGDNSDKFFKLLKEAEQNLYPGCKFTKLSFIVHLYHLKCLNGWTDKSFSMLLELLCDAFPKENTLPKSFYETKKIISGLGLSYEKIHVCPNECILYWKDLAHANVCPTCGISRWKVNSDDVEGRKKIPAKVLRWFPLKSRLQRLFMSSKTASSMTWHEDSRTRDGLMRHPADSFAWKDFDHRYPDFSSDPRNVRLGLASDGFNPFKTMTISHSTWPVVLIPYNLPPWMCMKQPNFILSLLIPGPKGPGNNIDVYMQPLVEELKELWEIGVKTFDACKKESFQMRAAIMWTINDFPAYANLSGWSTKGRYACPCCGFDTASKWLRYSKKFSYMCHRRWLEPDHKWRNNRGHFDGDQEFRAPPKVPNGSTALRQLKNRENKVLSPWKKKSIFFSLPYWEYNVLRHNLDVMHIEKNVCDNIVGTLLNLERKSKDNDKARYDLIHMNIRSQLHPRMHQSNGRKYLPRACYQMTSNEKESFLEVLKNMKSSDECVSSIPRCVQVKQRKIFGLKSYDCHLLMQEFLPIAMKGCLPNKVSKVISDLCRFFKELCGKVLSEHNLEHLEKRIAKTLCQLEKIFPPSFFTIMVHLVIHLAYEAKIGGPVHYRWMYPIERFLFTLKSFVRNRARPEGSIAEGYLANECLIFCSRYLSTVETRFTRPCRNDDSSFVENANVFNPRGRPLGRKNHVGFTVKKRKRVSRVSLDKKTLLQAHRYVLFNNTNVDPFQREHIDFIKRRNQNRRLSPYEIDKIHSRTFPDWFCERVARLEEQGSVIVTDEIRWLARGPLEKVRNYSGYIVNGVRFHTKKRERCLKTQNSGICVTVKTKSYASTRDKRPKEGEINYYGALIDIIQLDYAGKYKVVLFKCDWVDINKGCNIDDLGLTLVNFNYLQHTGNEICDDPFIFASQAKKVFYVENKRLNDWFVVVHAKVRDVYDMGDAQSNDIDKSNEQVLEEINDDDLIRPETDDSDDIIEVIINIEDIPQNDDENEDTEDESEEDLSY; translated from the exons aTGGATAAGAGTTGGATATCAAATAACTCTGTAACTCAAGAGGAGTACATTAGAGGTATTTTAAACTTTCTTGATTTTGCATTTGCAAATTCGTCAGAAAATGGAAAAATTTTATGCCCCTGTACTAAGTGTGTTAATTGCAAGAAGCATTCTCGTATGGATGTTTACGAACACATAATCAGCCGAGGCTTTCTAAAAGGGTACATTCGTTGGATCTTTCATGGTGAGAAAGTTAGCACTTCAAATCGTGCAAGTGCATGTGAAGTACAACATGAGTTTGATCATGACATGGATGCATTGATTCATGATGCATTTTCAGTGGATGTaaataatgatgataatgatgcaGATATAAATATGGAGGATGTGGATCGAGAAACATTCATAAACGAACATAATGTTCAACAATATGAAGTGGGTGATAATTCAGATAAGTTCTTTAAGTTGTTGAAGGAGGCAGAACAAAATCTTTATCCGGGTTGTAAGTTTACCAAACTATCATTCATCGTACACCTGTACCACTTAAAGTGTCTAAATGGATGGACAGACAAAAGCTTTTCAATGCTTCTAGAGTTGTTATGTGATGCATTTCCAAAAGAAAATACATTGCCAAAGTCATtttatgagacaaagaagattaTTTCAGGGTTGGGATTATCAtatgaaaaaatccatgtttgtCCTAATGAATGCATATTGTATTGGAAGGATTTGGCTCATGCTAATGTTTGCCCTACATGCGGTATCTCAAGATGGAAAGTCAACTCCGACGATGTTGAAGGTAGAAAAAAGATACCTGCTAAGGTTCTTCGTTGGTTTCCTCTTAAGTCTAGATTACAAAGACTTTTTATGTCATCAAAAACTGCTTCTTCCATGACATGGCATGAAGATAGTCGAACTAGAGATGGACTCATGAGACATCCAGCAGATTCTTTTGCTTGGAAGGATTTTGATCATCGATATCCCGATTTTTCAAGCGACCCTCGAAACGTTCGACTAGGTTTAGCTTCAGATGGCTTTAATCCATTCAAAACCATGACAATTTCTCACTCCACTTGGCCTGTTGTCTTGATTCCATACAATCTTCCTCCGTGGATGTGTATGAAGCAACCGAATTTCATACTCTCGTTGCTTATTCCTGGTCCAAAAGGTCCTGGTAATAATATTGATGTATATATGCAGCCTCTTGTGGAAGAATTAAAGGAATTATGGGAAATCGGGGTCAAAACGTTTGATGCATGTAAAAAAGAGTCATTTCAAATGCGTGCTGCAATCATGTGGACTATCAATGATTTCCCTGCTTATGCAAATTTGTCAGGTTGGAGCACTAAAGGTCGATATGCTTGTCCATGTTGTGGTTTTGACACAGCCTCTAAGTGGTTGCGTTATAGTAAAAAGTTTTCTTATATGTGTCATCGACGCTGGTTAGAGCCTGATCATAAGTGGAGAAACAATAGAGGACATTTTGATGGAGACCAAGAGTTTAGAGCTCCTCCTAAGGTACCCAATGGAAGTACTGCATTGAGACAATTGAAAAATCGTGAAAACAAGGTGTTGTCCCCATGGAAAAAGAAAAGCATTTTTTTCTCATTGCCATATTGGGAATATAATGTTCTTCGTCATAATCTTGATGtgatgcatattgaaaaaaatgtttgTGATAACATTGTTGGGACATTATTAAATTTAGAAAGAAAATCAAAGGATAATGATAAGGCCCGTTATGATCTTATACACATGAACATAAGAAGTCAACTACACCCGAGGATGCATCAAAGTAATGGTAGAAAGTATTTGCCTAGAGCTTGTTACCAAATGACATCAAATGAGAAAGAATCTTTCTTGGAAGTTCTAAAGAATATGAAATCTTCTGATGAGTGTGTTTCTAGTATTCCAAGATGCGTGCAAGTGAAACAACGCAAGATATTTGGTCTCAAAAGTTATGATTGTCATCTCTTAATGCAAGAGTTTCTTCCTATTGCTATGAAAGGTTGTTTGCCCAACAAAGTGAGTAAAGTGATTAGCGATCTTTGTCGTTTCTTCAAAGAACTATGTGGTAAAGTGCTTAGTGAGCATAATTTGGAGCACTTGGAGAAACGAATAGCAAAAACGTTGTGCCAATTAGAAAAGATTTTCCCTCCATCTTTCTTCACTATAATGGTGCATTTGGTAATCCATTTGGCATATGAGGCAAAAATTGGTGGACCAGTTCATTATCGATGGATGTATCCAATTGAAAG GTTCCTTTTTACTCTAAAGTCATTTGTTCGTAATCGAGCTCGCCCTGAAGGGTCTATTGCAGAGGGTTATTTAGCTAATGAATGTTTGATATTTTGTTCACGATACCTCTCTACGGTGGAAACACGATTTACTCGACCTTGTCGAAATGATGATTCCTCCTTTGTAGAAAATGCAAATGTGTTTAATCCTAGAGGTAGACCATTGGGGAGAAAAAACCATGTTGGGTTTACagtgaagaaaaggaaaagagttTCTCGAGTTTCTCTTGATAAAAAAACATTGCTACAAGCACATAGATATGTGCTTTTCAACAACACTAATGTTGACCCCTTTCAAAG AGAACACATTGACTTTATCAAGAGACGTAATCAAAATCGTCGGCTATCACCATATGAAATTGACAAAATTCATAGTCGAACATTTCCTGATTGGTTTTGCGAAAGA GTAGCACGATTAGAAGAACAAGGAAGTGTTATAGTTACAGATGAAATCAGATGGTTAGCACGGGGGCCATTAGAAAAAGTGAGAAACTATAGTGGCTATATTGTTAATGGAGTTAGATTTCATACAAAGAAGAGGGAAAGGTGTTTAAAGACTCAAAATAGTGGAATTTGTGTTACTGTTAAGACCAAAAGTTATGCTAGTACACGAGACAAACGCCCTAAGGAAGGAGAAATAAACTACTATGGTGCATTGATAGATATAATTCAGTTGGATTATGCAGGAAAGTATAAAGTTGTACTTTTCAAGTGTGATTGGGTTGACATAAATAAGGGGTGCAATATTGATGATTTGGGTTTGACATTAGTAAATTTTAATTACTTGCAACATACAGGAAATGAAATATGTGATGACCCGTTTATTTTTGCTTCTCAAGCCAAGAAAGTATTCTATGTGGAGAATAAAAGACTAAATGACTGGTTTGTCGTTGTGCATGCTAAAGTTAGAGATGTATATGATATGGGTGATGCTCAATCCAATGACATAGATAAAAGTAATGAACAAGTATTGGAAGAGATaaatgatgatgatttgattAGACCAGAAACTGATGATAGTGATGATATCATTGAAGTTATAATTAATATAGAGGACATTCCCCAAAATGATGATGAGAATGAAGATACAGAGGATGAGAGTGAAGAAGACCTCTCATATTAA